A window of Phaseolus vulgaris cultivar G19833 chromosome 4, P. vulgaris v2.0, whole genome shotgun sequence genomic DNA:
TTTTTGTAACACAGATTTGCATTTTGTagaattttcaaatttccagTATCAGTATTTATCTCACACATTGTATTAATTACTGTGGGTTGGATTAGATGTAGTGATGAATTCTTTTCTTTATATGGTCCAATTCATCGTTCACTAATTAATTTGTTGTTCACAATTCAGAGTCTTTCACAGTTTAACCTTCCTGTTTCGCTTCCAAGTGCACACTTAATTGGAGGTCCTGCTGGATCTGAATCTTTACATTCAGTAAATGCTTCTGCCACTTTGATGAACAACAAATGTTTACCTGGAAAAGTTTCTAAGTCTGTAGTCAATGATGATGGTTTGGCATTGGATGGTGCTTTTACTGGTCCTGCTGGTTGCACAAGTGGAGCTGATCTTTATGATCCTGATCAACCACTTTGGAATGATAGTGGTCTGGAGCCTTCAAATGCACTCCTAACTCTTCAGTCATCTAAGAGTGATGAAACTGAGCCCATATTGAatgatgctccagatggtgattGTCCAGTTGGAACTGCTAGAACATCTGTCAGTTCACAGGGTGCCAGTTCATCTGTCTGGGCCAGAATTGGTAGTtcaaaaaacagatttgacatgAAAGAGAAAACTAATGTTGGAATGAGTTCTTTTCATTATCCTGAGAATCAATTAAAGGAAGATAACGGTGAATTACTAGGTGCTCACAATTCTTCCTTTCAAGTAAAGCAAAATATAGCGGATGATGCAGACCCAAAAGCCTTGGACGCTTCTTTGAAAGCACAAACTGATAGTATGCGTACTATACGAAAGTCATCACAAAAGGCATTGCGTACTCTATTTGTAAATGGAATACCTCATAAAAATAACAAGAGAGAGGCTCTTCTAGCTCATTTTAAGAAGTTTGGGGAAGTTATTGACATTTATATTCCATTGAACACTGAACGAGCTTTTGTGCAATTCTCCAAGAGGGAAGAGGCTGAAGCTGCTTTGAAGGCACCAGATGCTGTAATGGGTAATCGTTTTATCAAGCTATGGTGGGCTAATCGTGATAGCATTCGCAGTGATAGTACCAACACTGGGAATGGCGTGATTGTAACTCCTCGTGGGCAAGCAGCTGCTTTTGTTCCATCTCATCCCATTGTCACTGATAGGGGAAAAGACATCCATCAAATTGATGCTTCAAAGACTACATATGAAGTATCATCGCCTACTGATCAACCTAAGCCTGCCATCACTGATGGACTCAAGGTTCCGCCTCCTTTGCAGAAGAAGCTTGTAAACTTGGAGAATCTAAAGGAAGAACTGCGCAAGAAGCAGGAAATGCTAGATCAAAAGCGCAATGAGTTCAAGCGCCAGTTGAACAAATTTGAGAAACAAGTAAAACCTAAAGACCCTTAATTTAATTTGTAGTTGATTATTCATTGTTTTAGAGGCTTATGATCTTTTGCCTGTAAGAAGCTAAAATACAATGCCTTTAATGGTGATTGGTTTAGACTTTAATGCCAAATAACAAGCATTATGTATCAATAAGGCCTATACTTCCCTTTCCAAGTCTAATTGAAGTATAACTGGTAGaaccttaaatttttttttttcgtaGTTTAATACTCTACATAAATATGTGAACAAAGAGACATAGAAGTTAGGCATACTCGGCATTCTCCTGTTACTTTCTGTTATCATCTTTCTTGTATTGGCATCATTCCCTCCGTCTCATCGTATGGATGCTAATTACTCACAGGCTTCTGGACTCAAGGGTGAATTGTCTAATGAGCAAGCCACCAAGAGGCTCAAATTAGGCACTGCATCTGATGTTGCCAAACTGGCTTCTCCTCCTCTATCATCAGATGCTGATGTTGGCATCACATCCCCAAATGCTGAGGCAGCAGCTGATAAGAATAAACAGCTGGTCAATACTGTATCCCAAAGTCCTAAAACAAGTACAGCAGCAAGACTGCAAGAACCTACAGGCTTGAAGCACCCAATTCAACCATTAATGCCTGTAAATAGATACAAATTGGACAATCGTCCTGCTGCATTTCGTATCATCCCACCTGTGCCTGCTGGTCTAACTAATGTAAGTATTCTCAATGTCTTTTCTGTAATTAAGAGATAGGAGAATTTTTCAATGGCTCGCCTTGTTTAAGCAATTGTTTTTACTATAAGGTCCCAAGACACAACCCATGTTGGAGATTCAGGCATGGATTCACATTTGAGAATAGTATATTGGTTTCACATGCATGTTCATATTTATTGGTTAAGGTTTTTACTTTTTGAATTGAAATCCCAACATGTGCCCTTTTTGGGGATTGACATTAGAGTTCTTGGATCATAATTATTGTAAGACAACAGAATTAAACTAATAAAGTTGACATTTTTAATTGTCCTTTCAAAGATATTTGCCATTTATTCCTTTCTTTTTCATATTTGTATGATATACACTCTTGTGCATTTTTTCATGCCATTCTACTCCTTAATGTAGAGAAGTTTCCTACCATCATAATGCGAAGGGGTAGAAAGAAAGAGAACAAGAAGTATGTTGTAATGGGATAAACTGTATAAAATGT
This region includes:
- the LOC137836674 gene encoding zinc finger CCCH domain-containing protein 41, producing the protein MELKVASPKPESVAPSDCVSDPEEKEVSEEDDDDRNHKHRRRDARSQSLERDVSDPVINRPFKKRNKNFGNRHPFRVNESQAFETLKTYSDATTDKDIYFKFDRRRPGLTSVPRGPLDMSQRLRGNQSFTGDPGVGRGRGRESGFWNQRESRFGSMDVASQMVPQGSIPPSLYAGRGLPNVSNAQNASWNTFGLIPAVPNGGLDMLHPMSLQGTLRPSINSSLNVNISRQRCRDFEERGFCLRGDMCPMEHGVNRIVIEDVQSLSQFNLPVSLPSAHLIGGPAGSESLHSVNASATLMNNKCLPGKVSKSVVNDDGLALDGAFTGPAGCTSGADLYDPDQPLWNDSGLEPSNALLTLQSSKSDETEPILNDAPDGDCPVGTARTSVSSQGASSSVWARIGSSKNRFDMKEKTNVGMSSFHYPENQLKEDNGELLGAHNSSFQVKQNIADDADPKALDASLKAQTDSMRTIRKSSQKALRTLFVNGIPHKNNKREALLAHFKKFGEVIDIYIPLNTERAFVQFSKREEAEAALKAPDAVMGNRFIKLWWANRDSIRSDSTNTGNGVIVTPRGQAAAFVPSHPIVTDRGKDIHQIDASKTTYEVSSPTDQPKPAITDGLKVPPPLQKKLVNLENLKEELRKKQEMLDQKRNEFKRQLNKFEKQASGLKGELSNEQATKRLKLGTASDVAKLASPPLSSDADVGITSPNAEAAADKNKQLVNTVSQSPKTSTAARLQEPTGLKHPIQPLMPVNRYKLDNRPAAFRIIPPVPAGLTNVAVLKEHFSPYGELSSVELEDVQVNDSSQQEAHITFTTRWAAERAFINGKCWNDLNLKFMWLTPTGSSNSTGGRERSLSAPKEPLDSDDHSKEKLGNSLNQEVIESDGENKNSETRNGLELMEMEPSEDPQSTTRQVSSPEHSPEGSVC